One genomic window of Gracilinema caldarium DSM 7334 includes the following:
- a CDS encoding CRISPR-associated helicase/endonuclease Cas3 — MNRAENKATRLLQIENLLLAHPEGLTQAEIARKLQVDRSTINRDLMDLPASIYIDDIDGGKLKIDRSASLINLNLTLHEAMALHLASRLLATRMDRKNPHTASALRKLSLSMRRWADQIGHHVSIAADMMDDDSQKDDPNYVRVMELLTEGWANHRKVKIWHRSEKMGKTFMYLVSPYFIEPYAIGQTTQLICLSEPPGTLRTYKVERIERAEKTNEPYTIPKDFDPRSLLAEAWGIWYTDEEPQRILLRFTPRVAYRVKESLWHPTQIITEQDNGSLLWEAEIAEPQEMLPWIRGWGADCEVLEPKYLRETLEREVRKLAKLYGIGNISGPKSSFFAHRREGEDREDWQPLIEHLKKTAEMARDFCADANIAELAYIAGLIHDLGKYSDAFQKRLEGTGPRVEHSTAGAKELKALLKGTPQEVFAHLLVYPIMGHHTGLPDYGNETDLEGGTVCARLKNQLPDYSAYKSEVDLYTLSFPKRLNIQPLRLRVFPDKPTKDYFGFSLSFLVRMIYSALVDADFQETETYMKGSKPRGGYDDITTLRDKMGAYLKQFENPSSDINHKRNEILQACIAKGMNEKPGFFSLTVPTGGGKTLASMAFALHHAAEHGLKRVIYVIPFTTIIEQNAKVFKTIFGEGQVLEHHSNFDWEGKKRDNPDDRTNSALAKLKLAAENWDIPIVVTTNVQFFESLFANRSSRCRKLHNIAKSVIIFDEAQMLPREYMRPAMAAVWELVTNYGASAVFCTATQPGLERFLPENAEVRELAPNPHELFNFYKRVEVKYVGTLPDEDLITRLNAHEQALCIVNTRRHASGLFSGLEGEGNFHLSTLMCPAHRRTKLEEIKERLSSGKPCRVVSTTVMEAGIDLDFPVGYRALSGLDSINQAAGRVNREMRRGVSEMFVFEPKSEFIKKTPSFLKQSAEVTRMVLRDHAAEPISIPVISAFFERLYDLQDPNISFDVKRIMECFDSADARFKYETAAREFQIIEDSTETVIIPYNEEAQSLIEELKSTDYPFFTLRKLQPYTVSIFTTEFDKLSSKGVILTIDDTYYVLNPDYMKEYYDFDKGLIIPENGGGDGLLF; from the coding sequence ATGAATAGAGCAGAAAATAAGGCCACAAGGCTCTTACAAATTGAAAATCTTCTTTTAGCTCATCCAGAAGGACTTACCCAAGCAGAAATTGCAAGGAAACTCCAGGTGGATCGTTCAACGATTAATAGGGATCTCATGGATCTACCAGCTTCTATTTATATTGATGATATTGATGGTGGTAAACTAAAAATAGATAGAAGTGCAAGTCTTATCAATCTCAATTTAACCCTGCATGAAGCAATGGCTTTGCATCTTGCAAGCAGGCTTCTGGCCACCCGTATGGATCGTAAGAATCCCCATACCGCATCGGCGTTAAGAAAATTAAGTCTATCGATGCGGCGATGGGCTGATCAAATAGGTCATCATGTGAGTATTGCTGCTGACATGATGGATGACGATTCTCAGAAAGATGATCCCAACTATGTTCGCGTCATGGAACTCTTAACAGAAGGTTGGGCAAATCATCGAAAAGTTAAAATCTGGCACCGCAGTGAAAAGATGGGTAAAACCTTTATGTATCTTGTTAGCCCTTACTTCATTGAACCCTATGCAATTGGACAAACAACCCAGCTCATCTGTTTAAGCGAACCGCCAGGAACACTACGGACCTATAAGGTTGAACGAATTGAACGGGCAGAAAAAACAAATGAACCCTATACTATTCCAAAGGATTTTGATCCTCGCTCCCTCTTAGCTGAAGCCTGGGGAATCTGGTACACCGATGAAGAACCCCAAAGGATACTACTGCGCTTTACGCCACGGGTTGCCTATCGGGTGAAAGAAAGTCTGTGGCATCCTACCCAAATTATAACAGAACAGGATAATGGCTCGCTCTTATGGGAAGCTGAGATTGCAGAACCACAGGAAATGCTTCCCTGGATCCGGGGCTGGGGTGCAGACTGCGAAGTACTAGAGCCAAAGTACCTGCGGGAGACCCTTGAACGAGAAGTGAGGAAGCTTGCAAAACTTTATGGAATTGGGAATATTAGCGGACCGAAGTCATCCTTTTTTGCCCATCGTCGAGAGGGTGAAGACCGCGAAGACTGGCAGCCCCTCATCGAACATCTGAAAAAAACAGCGGAAATGGCGCGCGATTTCTGCGCTGATGCCAATATCGCAGAACTGGCGTATATCGCGGGGCTGATTCACGATCTGGGTAAATATTCCGACGCGTTTCAAAAACGGCTGGAAGGGACAGGTCCGCGGGTGGAGCATTCAACCGCTGGAGCAAAAGAACTCAAGGCATTGCTCAAAGGGACGCCGCAGGAAGTATTCGCTCACTTACTGGTGTATCCCATTATGGGACATCACACAGGCTTGCCCGATTACGGCAATGAAACCGACCTGGAGGGCGGAACTGTTTGCGCGCGCTTGAAAAACCAACTGCCCGATTACAGCGCGTACAAGAGCGAAGTAGATTTGTACACACTTTCGTTCCCGAAACGCTTGAATATTCAGCCGCTGCGCCTGCGGGTGTTCCCCGATAAGCCTACGAAAGATTATTTTGGGTTTTCGCTTTCTTTTCTGGTGCGCATGATTTACTCTGCACTTGTGGACGCCGACTTTCAGGAAACCGAAACCTACATGAAAGGCTCAAAGCCGCGCGGCGGATATGACGACATCACAACCCTGCGAGATAAGATGGGCGCGTACCTGAAGCAGTTTGAAAATCCAAGCAGTGACATCAACCACAAGCGCAATGAGATACTGCAAGCCTGTATCGCAAAAGGCATGAATGAAAAGCCTGGATTTTTCTCGCTCACTGTACCCACTGGCGGCGGCAAGACGCTGGCTTCAATGGCATTTGCACTGCATCACGCCGCCGAGCATGGCTTGAAGCGCGTCATCTACGTCATCCCGTTTACCACCATTATCGAGCAAAATGCCAAGGTGTTCAAAACCATCTTCGGTGAAGGGCAGGTGCTGGAGCATCACTCCAACTTTGACTGGGAGGGCAAGAAGCGCGACAACCCCGATGACCGCACCAACAGCGCGCTTGCCAAACTCAAACTGGCGGCGGAAAACTGGGATATTCCCATTGTAGTCACGACCAACGTACAGTTCTTTGAGTCGCTGTTTGCCAACAGGTCATCCCGCTGCCGTAAACTGCACAACATCGCCAAAAGCGTGATTATCTTCGACGAAGCCCAAATGCTGCCGCGGGAGTACATGCGCCCTGCGATGGCGGCTGTATGGGAACTGGTGACGAACTACGGTGCGAGCGCGGTCTTTTGCACCGCCACCCAGCCTGGGCTGGAACGCTTTTTACCCGAAAATGCCGAAGTGCGGGAACTCGCACCAAACCCGCATGAGTTGTTCAACTTCTACAAGCGAGTGGAAGTAAAGTATGTGGGGACGCTTCCCGACGAGGACCTGATCACCCGCTTGAACGCGCACGAGCAAGCCCTGTGCATCGTCAACACCCGCCGCCACGCCAGCGGACTTTTCAGTGGCTTGGAAGGCGAGGGGAATTTTCACCTTTCGACGTTGATGTGTCCTGCCCACCGCCGCACCAAACTGGAAGAAATCAAAGAACGCCTATCAAGCGGAAAACCCTGCCGTGTGGTTTCGACCACGGTGATGGAAGCGGGCATTGACCTAGACTTTCCCGTTGGCTACCGCGCTCTCTCGGGGCTGGATTCCATCAATCAGGCGGCGGGACGTGTGAACCGTGAGATGCGGCGCGGCGTGAGCGAGATGTTCGTCTTCGAGCCGAAGTCAGAGTTTATCAAAAAAACGCCCTCATTCCTGAAACAATCGGCAGAAGTCACCCGCATGGTCTTGCGCGACCACGCCGCAGAGCCGATTTCCATTCCTGTAATCAGTGCATTTTTTGAGCGGCTGTATGATCTGCAAGACCCGAACATCTCGTTCGATGTCAAGCGCATTATGGAATGTTTCGACAGCGCAGACGCCAGGTTCAAGTACGAGACCGCGGCGCGGGAATTCCAAATTATTGAAGATTCGACCGAGACGGTGATTATCCCCTACAATGAAGAAGCACAAAGTCTGATTGAAGAGTTGAAAAGCACTGACTATCCATTTTTTACCCTGCGGAAACTTCAGCCCTACACGGTTTCGATTTTCACGACCGAGTTCGACAAACTCAGTTCAAAAGGAGTGATTTTGACCATTGACGACACGTATTACGTTCTTAACCCTGATTACATGAAAGAATATTATGATTTTGATAAAGGACTTATAATACCTGAAAATGGAGGTGGTGATGGTTTACTGTTTTAA